One region of Termitidicoccus mucosus genomic DNA includes:
- a CDS encoding NUDIX hydrolase has product MSARRPLLALLRAHAALPLDAHEASMAAAIIAFVEANPRCAERSLAEGHLTGSAWIVDAARRRALLTHHRKLGLWLQLGGHADGGLDLREVAWREAREESGLAGVRPLGTGIFDVDRHRIPARKDESEHWHYDVRFLFEADADEPLVVSGESRELAWVPLGEIAARNPEESLARMVRKTQARFGA; this is encoded by the coding sequence ATGAGCGCGCGCCGGCCGTTGCTCGCCTTGCTGCGCGCCCACGCCGCGCTCCCGCTCGATGCGCACGAGGCGTCGATGGCGGCGGCGATCATCGCGTTTGTGGAGGCAAATCCGCGCTGCGCCGAGCGCTCGCTCGCCGAGGGGCACCTGACCGGCTCGGCGTGGATCGTGGACGCGGCGCGGCGGCGCGCGCTCCTCACGCATCACCGCAAGCTCGGCCTCTGGCTGCAACTCGGCGGCCACGCGGACGGCGGGCTGGATTTGCGCGAAGTGGCGTGGCGCGAGGCGCGCGAGGAGTCCGGACTCGCCGGCGTGCGTCCGCTGGGAACCGGGATCTTCGATGTGGACCGGCACCGCATTCCGGCGCGGAAGGACGAGTCGGAGCACTGGCATTACGACGTGCGTTTTTTGTTTGAGGCCGACGCGGACGAACCGCTCGTGGTGAGCGGCGAGTCCCGCGAACTCGCATGGGTGCCGCTCGGGGAAATCGCCGCGCGCAACCCCGAGGAATCCCTCGCCCGCATGGTGCGGAAAACACAGGCGCGGTTCGGCGCGTAA
- a CDS encoding DHA2 family efflux MFS transporter permease subunit — translation MSAVRNESADRKRVMPWIIAVGLFMENLDATIINTAVPTMAASLQVEPLSLKAVLTSYTLSLAVFIPVSGWMADRFGTRRVFSNAIALFTLGSLLCGCAVNTPMLVASRIVQGMGGAMMMPVGRLALVRAFPRSEMIATMNFVVIPALIGPLVGPFAGGLIVHWLPWRVIFFVNIPIGLAGLWFARRYMADFRDPDARPLDSIGFVLFGAGIATLSYVLEVFGEHTWAPSSLLALTGLSLLLLATYGLHARKTGEPLLALSLFRTRTFSISVLGGFVTRLGVGGMPFLLPLLYQVGLGYPPWQAGLFTMPQAFAAIGMKIISRTILARLGHRAVLAANTVLLGGNIMAFALVGPATPVWCILSLAFMQGFFSSLQFTSMNSLTYADVADEDASKGSSIASTAQQLSLSFGIATASLVAGVFIGGVSAADRAPYVDGLHHAFLAIGAFTVLSSLAFRRLRPGDGINVSNYRPREPKKNRG, via the coding sequence ATGAGCGCCGTTCGAAACGAGTCCGCCGACCGCAAGCGCGTCATGCCGTGGATCATCGCGGTCGGGCTGTTCATGGAAAATCTCGACGCCACCATCATCAACACCGCCGTGCCGACCATGGCGGCAAGCCTGCAAGTCGAGCCGCTCAGCCTGAAAGCCGTGCTCACCAGCTACACGCTGAGCCTCGCGGTGTTCATCCCGGTCAGCGGCTGGATGGCCGACCGGTTTGGCACGCGGCGGGTGTTTTCCAACGCGATCGCGCTTTTCACGCTCGGCTCGCTGCTCTGCGGGTGCGCGGTCAACACGCCCATGCTCGTCGCGTCGCGCATCGTCCAGGGCATGGGCGGGGCGATGATGATGCCGGTCGGGCGGCTCGCGCTCGTACGGGCGTTTCCCCGCTCGGAGATGATCGCGACGATGAACTTTGTCGTCATCCCGGCGCTGATCGGGCCGCTCGTCGGGCCGTTTGCGGGCGGCCTGATCGTGCACTGGCTGCCATGGCGCGTGATCTTCTTTGTCAACATTCCCATCGGGCTGGCGGGCCTGTGGTTCGCGCGGCGCTACATGGCGGATTTCCGCGACCCCGACGCGCGTCCGCTCGATTCGATCGGGTTCGTGCTGTTCGGCGCCGGCATCGCCACGCTGTCGTATGTGCTGGAAGTGTTCGGCGAGCACACCTGGGCGCCGTCGTCGCTGCTCGCGCTCACCGGGCTTTCGCTGCTGCTGCTGGCCACGTATGGGCTTCACGCGCGCAAAACCGGCGAGCCGCTGCTCGCGCTGTCGCTATTTCGCACGCGCACGTTTTCCATTTCGGTGCTGGGCGGATTTGTCACGCGGCTCGGCGTCGGCGGCATGCCGTTTCTGCTGCCCCTGCTCTATCAAGTCGGGCTCGGCTATCCGCCGTGGCAGGCGGGGCTGTTCACCATGCCGCAGGCGTTTGCCGCCATCGGCATGAAAATCATCAGCCGGACGATCCTCGCGCGGCTCGGCCACCGCGCCGTGCTCGCCGCCAACACCGTGCTGCTCGGCGGAAACATCATGGCATTCGCCCTCGTCGGCCCCGCCACCCCGGTCTGGTGCATCCTCTCGCTCGCCTTCATGCAGGGGTTTTTCTCCTCGTTGCAGTTCACGAGCATGAATTCGCTCACCTATGCCGACGTGGCCGACGAGGACGCGAGCAAGGGCAGCAGCATCGCGAGCACCGCGCAGCAACTCTCGCTCAGCTTCGGCATCGCGACGGCGTCGCTCGTCGCCGGCGTCTTCATCGGCGGCGTGTCCGCTGCGGACCGCGCGCCTTACGTGGACGGGCTGCATCACGCCTTTCTGGCCATCGGCGCGTTCACGGTCCTTTCGTCACTTGCCTTCCGCAGACTCCGTCCCGGCGACGGCATCAACGTGAGCAACTACCGGCCGCGCGAGCCGAAAAAGAACCGCGGATGA
- a CDS encoding YkgJ family cysteine cluster protein, with the protein MITVDCRPACGACCIAPSITTPIPGLPEGKPAGVPCVQLRPDFSCALFGKPERPAVCASLRPSREMCGAGREHALAHLAALEAATAPDAAPSSASAGVRSGGRHPFAQAILP; encoded by the coding sequence ATGATCACTGTGGATTGCCGTCCTGCCTGCGGCGCATGTTGCATCGCGCCGTCGATCACGACGCCCATTCCGGGCCTGCCGGAGGGCAAGCCGGCGGGCGTGCCGTGCGTGCAGTTGCGGCCGGATTTTTCCTGCGCCTTGTTCGGGAAACCGGAACGCCCCGCCGTTTGCGCGAGCCTGCGGCCGTCGCGGGAAATGTGCGGCGCGGGGCGTGAACACGCGCTGGCCCACCTGGCCGCGCTCGAAGCCGCGACCGCCCCGGATGCGGCCCCGTCGTCGGCGTCGGCGGGGGTGCGCAGCGGCGGGCGTCATCCGTTCGCGCAGGCCATTCTTCCATGA
- a CDS encoding sodium:proton antiporter produces MTCLPLLASASGAAIPLALIIPFVLLLMLIAVMPLMVAKVKHWWEHRYPFVAIGLGLLVVVYYLLRIPGGGETIAHTLEEYFSFICLIGALFTVAGGIHIKVKGSATPVGNIVFLAVGAVLANFIGTTGASMVLIRPWLRMNKIRLGAYHVIFFIFIVSNAGGALTPIGDPPLFLGYLRGVPFFWLIEHVFLIWLLVIGLILAVFFAIDFRAFKKTPSAVQSEIGESDTWRFEGGLNLLFLLVIIGAVFLPAKFFLREIVMLAAAAGSYFSTPRAVHAQNEFNFGPIREVAFLFAGIFMTMMPALGYLEQHGQEFGFKKPAQYYFAAGSLSSVLDNAPTYVNFLELAETTVRAEEPAAFAALGDEKHAAVRLLLERRPLLVIAVSLGAVFFGAMTYIGNGPNFMVKSIAESSGVRMPTFFGYILKYSLPFLLPILALVGWLFL; encoded by the coding sequence ATGACTTGTCTGCCTTTGCTTGCCTCCGCGTCCGGCGCGGCCATTCCGCTGGCCTTGATCATTCCGTTTGTGCTTCTGCTCATGCTCATCGCGGTGATGCCGTTGATGGTCGCAAAGGTGAAGCACTGGTGGGAGCACAGGTATCCGTTTGTCGCGATCGGGCTGGGCCTGCTGGTGGTGGTTTATTACCTGCTGCGCATTCCCGGCGGCGGCGAAACCATCGCGCACACGCTAGAGGAGTATTTTTCGTTCATCTGCCTCATCGGCGCCCTGTTCACGGTCGCGGGCGGCATCCATATCAAGGTGAAAGGCTCGGCCACGCCGGTGGGCAACATCGTGTTTCTCGCGGTCGGCGCGGTGCTGGCCAATTTCATCGGCACGACGGGCGCGTCGATGGTGCTGATCCGTCCGTGGCTGCGCATGAACAAGATCCGGCTCGGCGCGTACCACGTGATATTTTTCATCTTCATCGTGTCCAACGCGGGCGGCGCGCTCACGCCCATCGGCGACCCGCCGCTGTTCCTCGGCTACCTGCGCGGCGTGCCGTTTTTCTGGCTCATCGAGCACGTGTTCCTCATCTGGCTGCTGGTCATCGGGCTGATCCTCGCGGTGTTTTTTGCGATTGATTTTCGCGCCTTCAAAAAGACGCCGAGCGCCGTTCAGTCCGAGATCGGCGAGTCCGACACCTGGCGTTTCGAGGGCGGATTGAACCTGTTGTTTCTGCTCGTGATCATCGGCGCGGTGTTCCTGCCCGCGAAGTTTTTCCTGCGCGAGATCGTGATGCTGGCGGCCGCGGCGGGTTCGTATTTCAGCACGCCGCGCGCGGTGCACGCGCAGAACGAGTTCAACTTCGGCCCGATTCGCGAGGTCGCGTTCCTGTTCGCGGGGATTTTCATGACAATGATGCCCGCGCTCGGCTACCTGGAGCAGCACGGGCAGGAGTTCGGCTTCAAAAAACCCGCGCAATATTATTTCGCCGCCGGCTCGCTGTCCTCGGTGCTCGACAACGCCCCGACCTACGTGAACTTCCTCGAACTGGCCGAGACCACGGTCCGCGCGGAGGAGCCCGCGGCGTTTGCCGCGCTCGGCGACGAGAAGCATGCCGCGGTGCGCCTGCTGCTGGAGCGCAGGCCGCTGCTGGTCATCGCGGTGAGCCTTGGCGCGGTGTTTTTCGGCGCGATGACATATATCGGCAACGGTCCGAATTTCATGGTGAAATCCATCGCCGAGAGCAGCGGCGTGCGCATGCCGACTTTCTTCGGCTACATTCTGAAATACAGCCTGCCTTTCCTGCTGCCGATCCTCGCGCTGGTGGGCTGGTTGTTTTTGTAG